The DNA sequence CCGCCAGATCGTCCAGCGATCCGGCCTCGGCCAGCACATCCGCCAGCGCGCGTTCGGCGGAACGGCGCTCTCCCTCGGCATCGGCACGCGCCTCCCCGGCGGCGGTCGCGGCCTCATGGGCGCTGCGGGATTGGGACTGCGCCTGCGCCTCGGCGGTATCGGCGGCGGTCAGCAGAGGTTCCAGCACTGCCGCGTCCTCGGCATCCGCAGGGGCATCGGCAGCCTCGGCCGTGGCCAGGGCCAGTGCTTCGCGCAACGCATCCAGGCCCAGCGGCGCCAGATCGTCCAGCGCCTGCGCCCCCTGGCGCAGCGCATCGTCCAGCCGCGTCGCGCGGTTCAGCCGGTCACGCGCATCGGCCAGATCGGCCGCCCCACAATCCTGCAGCGCGCTTGCCACGTCCCGCTGCGCCTGCCCCAGATCTGCGGCAAGCTGCGCCCCCCGCCCCGATCCCGGATCGACGCTGATCGCGCCAAAGCCCGGCAGCGTGACGTGCGTCCGCCCCGGCACCGCCCATGCACCCTCGACGGGGGTTCCGTCCGCCAGCGTCGCCAGAGGCCCGTCCGCGTGAAATTCGATGGTCACCGCCTGTGCCTCGGCCCGCGCGTCCAGGCGGTCCAGCACCGTCTGTGCCTGATCCAGCCGTGCCATCGCCTTGGGTGTGATGGTCAGCCGCGCCCGCTGTGCCCGATCCGCGTGCAGCTGCGCCTGCAGCGCCTGCGCCCGGTCCAGCCGATGGGTCAGATCGACCACCCGAGACCGCGCCGCAAGCGCCAGCCGCGCCTGCTGTGCCCGCGACAGGCGTCCGCGCAGATCGCGCGCGACCTCGCCAGCCTGGCGGTGCGCCTCGGCAGCCTGCGAATCGCGCAGGGCCAGCACCTCGGCGCGATCGCGGGCGGCCACCGCGCGCGCTTCGGCCAGGCGCAGCGTCTCGCGGGCCTGGGTCACGCGGTCGGACAGCTGTCGGGTCTGGTCGATCTGCTGGCGCGCGGTCGTCTCGGCCATCCGGGCCAGCGTCAGGTCGCGTTCCGCCTGCGCCAGGCGGTCTGCATGCTTGCGGGCGGCCTGATGCGCCTCCTCGGCCTGCGTCAGGGCAGCCTGGCGGGCCCGTGCTGCCTCCGGGTCTGTCACGCGGGCCAGCATACGCGTCACCTCGGAGCGGCGGGCCAAGTCGCCGGACAGACGCGCGGCCTTGTCGCGAGCCTCGGTTTCGGCACGGGACAGTCGCTCGGCCTCCTCGATCGCACGCTGCCATTCTCCCCCGGCCCTGGGGCGGCCGGTGGCGGTGGCCAGCCGTGCCATCTCCTGCCCGACGCGGTCCAGGACCGCGTCCATGCGCCGCCCCCCGGTCATCATGTCGATCTCTCCGGTGACGGAAGACAGCAGGTCGCGCCGCGTCCCAAGGTTGCGATCGCGGTCCTGCCGGTCCGCGGCGCTGTTGCCTTCCGGCTCCAGCCCCAACAGGCCCTGGCGGACCCACAACAGACCCGACGGTCCGGCCAGCCCCCCATCCAGCAGGCGGTCGATCCAGGCCTCGGCCTCGTCCTCCTGGGCGATCAGGCGGCCTTGCGCGTCCGTGATCCGCGCGTGCGCGCGCGACAGGAACCGCTTGTGGATGCGGAACCGCCCTTGGGCCGATTCGATCTCGACCGCCACCTCAGGCGCGCCGCCGGCATGGGGTTGCAGCGCCTTGACCGGTGCGCGGCTGCTGCGGTGGCGTTCAAAGAACAGCGCGTGCAGCGCATCGAAAAAGGTGGATTTGCCGAACTCGTTCGGTTCGGACAGAACCGTGATGCCGTCGCCCAGGTCGGACAGCACCGCCCGGCGCCCGGCAAAGCGGCGAAGGTTGGTCAGCTCGATCGCGCGCAGCTTCATGCCTGCACCTCCTGCGCAAAGCTGTACAGGCGCGACAGCGCCGCGGCCGAGATGTCGCGGTCGGCCTGCGACCGCTGCGGGTCGGTCGTATCCGCCAGCAGCGCGTCGGCGGCGTGGCGCAGCGCGCCCGCGCGGTCGATCAGGTCCAGATCGTCGGGCCGGGCCTCGACCTGCAGGGCGGACAAGTCGGCGGCGAACCAGCCGTAATCGGGCGCAGCCGCCTGCAGGGCCGCGTCCAGCGCCGCACGGTCCGACAGGGCCAGCCTGCCGCCTGCCGTCACGCTGACCAGATGATCGCGTGCCCGTTCCGTCGGCAGGGCGCGCGTCAGCGCCGCCCGCACATCCGCGCCGGGCAGCAGGTCCAGGTGCGAGCGGGTCCAGCGGAACTGCCCCACGGGCACCGCCTGCACCGTCACCTGGGCGCCCAGTTCGACCAGCAGCGCACCCGCCGGGCCGTCATGCTTGAAGCTGTCGGCCTCTGGCGCGCCCGAATACCAGGTCGCGGGGCCGATCTGGCGCTGTCCGTGCCAATCGCCAAGTGCCAGGTAATCCAGCCCCGACCGCGCCGCACGGTCGGGCGGAATGATGCCCGTTCGCCCGTCGCTCTCGTCGAAATCCGTCACCGGGCCGTGGCCCAAGCCGATCCGCCGCGCGCCTTGCGGCGTGGCCGCGTCCATCGCCTGCGTCAGGTCGCGCCCGGCGCGACGCTGCGTGCAAGGCGCGGGCAGCAGCCAGACGTCGTCGGCCAAGGTCACCGGGCCGTCATCCAGCAGGGGTTTCAGGTTCGCCGGGCCATCGGTCGCGATGTGCCGCCACAGCTCGGTCGCCGCCAGGCTGTCATGGTTGCCGGGCAGCATGATCCAGCGGATGTCTGCCTCCTCCGCCATCGCGCGAAGCGCCTGGCGCAGGGTGTCGGGGGCCGGGGTTTCCGCGTCGAAACTGTCGCCCGCCAGCAGCACGACCTGTGCACCGCCCTGCCGGGCGGCCTGGGCCAGGCGCCCGATGGCGGCATGACGCGCCTCGCGCAGGCGGTTGCGGATACCCTCGGGATAGCCGCCGAAGGGCTTGCCCAAATGCAGATCCGATGCGTGCAGAAAGCGGAATGTCATGCGTGAAAATCCTTGTCGGTCAACGGGTCACAGTCACGGATCAAGGTCGATCCGCAATTGCAGCGGGTCGGTGCCCATGTCGAACGCGGCCTCGTCAAAACGCGGCGCGCGCAAGCGCGGTGCAGGCCCGACAGAAATGCCCCAGCGTTCCTGCGGCATTCCCAGCACGTTGGTGTCCAGCCGCCCGTTGGCATTCGCATCATGCAGCACCGCCACCGCATAGCGTCCCGGCATCACGCCCTCGAACGTGCAGACAGCCTGGCCACCGCGCGGCGGGGACGCGTCATGGACCGCGCCCGCCCCGTCGGGAAACCCCGCGGGATCGGCATGCAGGCTGCAGGCCAGCACGCCGCGGTCATCGGGGATGCCGGTCACCGTCACCTGGATGGTGCCCGCGATCGCGGGCGCGGCCAGCGTGGTTGCGGCGACCAAGGCCGCGATCCCGATCCTGCGACGATGCTGCATCCGTTCCCCCGTGACGGTCGTGACATGACGTGGCAGGTCACCACGAAACGCGGTGCCGGACAACCGCCGCCAGGGCCTGATACGCAGATGGCCGCGCCTGTGCGGGCGCGGCCATCGACACGTCACCGTGAGGGACGATCAGATCTGGCGTTCGGGCATCTGCACGACCAAGCCGTCCAGCGCCTCGGTCACTTTCAGCTGGCAGGTCAGGCGCGACCGTTCGGGGTCGGGCTTGTAGGCAAAGTCCAGCATGTCCTGCTCCATCGGGTCCACCGGCGGCAGCTTGTCCGTCCATTCCGGCGCCACATAGACATGGCAGGTCGAACAGGCGCAGGCGCCGCCGCAATCGGCGTCGATGCCGGGAATGCCGTTGTCGCGCGCACCCTCCATCACGGTCATGCCGGGGCGGACCTCGACCTGGTGGCGGGTGCCGTTGTGTTCGATGTAGGTAATCTTCGCCATGAGTGCTTGTTCCCTTGTGTTCCCCGGAATTACGGGATCGGACGGCCATTGAAAAGGGGCAGCCCCGAAAGGCCGCCCCTCTTTTGCCATGGGCCGCAGCTTATTCGACCGGAGCCGTGTCCTCGTCCGCGGGGGCGGTCTCTGACAGGGGCAGCGCCACGAACAGCGGCTCTCCGCCACGGCGGATCAGCATCAGGACCGACCGGCGACCGGCCTCGCGGGCCTCGTCGATGCGGGCATTCAGGTCGGCCACGCTGGCGACGGACTGCTGGTTGACGTCGGTGATGATGTCGCCGGGGGCCAGGCCCTTTTCTGCGGCCGCACCCTCGGGGTCGATGCCGGTGATGGCCAGGCCGGTCGCGTCACGCGGCGCACCCAGCTCGGCCGCCATTTCAGGCGTCAGCACCGTCACGGTCATGCCCAGGACATCGCTCTCCGACGGCTCTGCCGCCGCAGGCGATTCCGACGCGCCGTTCTGTGCCGTCTCGCGGCGACCCAGGGTCACATCCAGCGTCAGTTCGTCGCCGTCGCGCATCACCACGACCTGCGCGGTCTCTCCCGCCGGGGCCTCGGCCACGCGGCGGACGAGGCCGCGGGTGTCCTCGACCTCGGTGCCGGCAAAGCTGGTGATGACGTCGCCCGTCTGCAGGCCTGCATCGCGCGCCGGGCCTTCGGGAACGTCGGTGATCATCGCGCCGCCAGCCACGTTCAGACCCATCGCTTCGGACATTTCCGGGGTCACATCCTGGATCATGACACCCAGCCAGCCGCGGCGGGTCTCGCCGAATTCCTGCAGCTGTTCAACGACTTGCGACACGACATTCGACGCCATCGAGAAACCGATGCCGATCGATCCGCCGTTGGGCGACAGGATCGCGGTGTTCACGCCGATCACTTCGCCCTTCAGGTTGAACAGCGGCCCGCCGGAGTTGCCGCGGTTGATCGCCGCGTCGGTCTGCAGATAATCGTCATAGGTCCCCGACAGCTCGCGGTTGCGCGCCGACACGATCCCGGAACTGGCCGAAAAGCCTTGACCCAGCGGGTTGCCAAGCGCCAGGACCCAGTCGCCCACGCGGGCGCTGTCGCTGTCGCCGAAAGTGACGAAGGGGATCGGCGTCTCGCTGGTGACCTTCAGCAGGGCCACGTCGGTGTTCGGGTCGGTACCCACCACCTCGGCGGGCAGCGTCTCGCCGGAATAGAACTCGATCTCGATCTGGTCGGCGCCCTCGATGACGTGGTTGTTCGTGACGATGAACCCGTCGGCCGAGATGACGAAGCCCGACCCCAGCGCGTTGGACCGCTGCGGGCTGCGGGGCGTCGGCATCCCTTCCGGTGCACCGGGGCCGCCGGGCAGGCCGAATTCGCGGAACAGGTCGGCAAAGGGGCTGCCCTCGGGGAAGGCCGGCCCGCCGGTCGGCTGCGACACGACCGAGGTCGTGGTGATGTTCACCACCGCGGGCGAGACCTGCTGCGCCAGGTCGGCAAAGCTGCCGGGCATGACCTGGGACGTGTCGGCGGTCGCGGCGTCCGCCCCCAGTGGCTGGTTGGCCTCGGCGGCCTCCTGGGCCTGCTGGCTGACCTCGGGGGGCACGTCGTCATTGGCCGGGTCGACGGCCTGCGCGCCGGCTTGGCCAAGCCCCACCGCCAGCGCCAGTGCCGACGCGGTCAGGATATGGCGAGGGAAAAGCGGTTTCATGCGGGATGTCCTCATCTCTCGACGGCAGCGATCAGGGGCGGGTGCCCGGACTGCCTGTTGGATATGACGCCAATGTAAGGTGCCGTGGCAAATAAACCACGCTCTCGACTTGTGAACAGATCGTGATTTTCATTGCAGAAACGGGCGAAGGTTTCCCTCCGCCCGCCTCGGGTTCGTCAGTTGGCGGGCGCGGGTTCCGCCGCCGTATCCTCGGCCGGGGCCTCGGGGGCCGGGGCTTCCTCGACCGGCGCATCCTCGCTCTGGGCAGCGCCCTCAGCCGGGGCGTCCGGCGACAGGATCTCGGACGGCTCCTGCGGGGGCGTGGCCAGATTCTCGGGCACCGGGGTCAGCTCGATCCCGGCGGATTCGCCCAGACGATTGCCGTCGCGGTCGACCACCTCGGGAACGACCAGCTCCTCGCCTTCGGGCGTTTCGGCGGGACCGTTCAGACCCAGCCGCTCGGCCGAATTGCCCGGCGGTACCGGCGTCGATGCGGGGTTGGCGTTCGCAGCCCCGTCGCTGGACAGATAGCTGAAGAACTCGCTGTCCGGCTGCATCACCAGCGAGCTGTTGCTGCCCTGAAGCGCGCGCTGATACGAGGTCAGCGAGCGGGTGAAGGCAAAGAACTCGGGGTCGCGGCCATAGGCGTCGGCATAGATCGCGTTGCGCTGCGCGTCGGCCTCGCCTCGGACGATCTCGGACCGGCGGCCGGCCTCGGAGGTCAGCTCGACCACGGTCCGGTCGGCGGCGGCGCGGACGCGCTGCGCAGCCTCGTTGCCGCGTGCAACCTCGTCGGCGGCCTCGCGGGCACGCTCGGCCCGCATCCGGGCATAGGTCGCGTTCAGGTTCTGCTCGGGCAGGTCGGTGCGGGTCAGGCGGACGTCGATGATCTCGATCCCCAGGCCGCCCGAATTCGACCGCGCCTCGTCGCGGATCTGGTTCATCAAGCTGGTCCGATCATCCGACAGGACCGAGGTCGAGGGCACCGTACCCAGAACGCCGCGAATGGCGTCGATCACGATCGGCTCCAGGCGCATTTCGGCGGCCTGGATGCCCTGCACGCCGACCGCCTGGCGGAACCGCACCGGATCGGTGATGCGCCAGCGGGCGAATGCGTCGACCACCAGGCGGCGGTCGTCCAGCGGGGTGACCTCCAGCGGGCTGGTCGGCAGACCCAGGATGCGCCCGTCGTACTTCACCACGTTGTCGATGAAGGGCAGCTTGAAGTTCAGGCCCGGCGTCTCCTGCACGTCGACGACCCGGCCAAGACGCAGCACCAGCGCCTTTTCCCGCTCGTCCACGATGAACAGGGCCGATCCGGCCAGGACGGCGACGACGACCACGGCCGGCAGGGCCAGGGCGGTCAGCAGGTTCTTGCGCGCAGCCATCAGTTCGTCCCTCCGCTGGTCGTGGTGGTGCCGGGCTGGGTGCCCGCCTGCGTGCCGGTGGTCTGGCCCGCGCCTTGGCCGGCGGTCGGCGCCGGGGGCGTGGCGCCGCCCTGCCCCGTGCCGCGCAGCTGGTCCAGCGGCAGATAGGGCACGATGCCCGAGCCACCCTCGCCACCGCCGATGCCCTCACCGATGATGATCTTGTTCACGCCGCCCAGAACCTGCTCCATCGTCTCTAGATACATCCGGCGACGGGTCACGTCGGGCGCGTTCACGTATTCCTCGTAGATCGAGTTGAAGCGCGCGGCCTCACCCGCGGCGGTGTTGACCGCCTCGGCGCGATAGGCTTCGGCCTGTTCCAGGATCTGGGCCGCCTGACCCCGGGCTGCGGCCAGTTCGCGGTTGGCATAGGCGTCGGCCTCGTTCTGCAGACGGTCACGCTCCTGCTGGGCTGCCTGCACCTCGCGGAAGGCGTCGATGACCTCCTCGGGCGGGTCGGCGCGGTCCAGGTTGACGCGGATCACGTTGATCCCCGACTGATAGCTGTCCAGCGTGCTTTGCACGGCGGCGCGCAGGTCGCTGGCGATCACGCCGCGGTCGCGGTTCAGGATCGGGGCCAGTTCGCTGCGCGCGATGATGTCGCGCATCGCCGCCTCGGACACGGCGCGGATCGTGTCTGCTGGGTCGGCCAGGTTGAACAGGTACATCTGCGGATCGCGGATGTTCCAGACCACCTGGTATTCCATGTTCACGATGTTCTGGTCGCTGGTCAGCATCAGGCCGCTGTCCATCGGGCCGGCCTGGCCGGTGCCGATCTCGGTCACGCGTTCGTTCGTGACGGGCACGACCTCGGCGGTGACGACGGGCCAGGGGGCAAAGTTCAGACCCTCGGTCCCCACGGCGATGGCGCGGCCGAACAGGAACTCGACCGACTGTTCGTTGGTCTGGACACGATAGAAGCTGGCAAAGGCCCACAGACCGACCGCAGCCAGGCCCGCCACGACCAAGGTCGAGCGGTTCAGGCCAAAGTTCGGACCCATCGGGCTGCGACCGCCGCCGCCACCCCCGCCCGTGCCGCCGCCGGTGCCGCGACCGCCCATCAGCACGCGCAGGCGTTCCTGGCCCTTCTTCATGAGGTCCTCGATCTCGGGGCGCTGCGGATCGTTGTTCGGACGGCGCGGCCCGCCGGGGGGCGGCTGTTCGCCCCAGGGACGGCCGGCAGGCTTCTTGTCACGATCCCCGTCATCCCGGCCGCCGTTGCCGCCGCCGCCTCCGCCCCAGGGGCCCTGATTTGCCATCCGATAGACCTTCTTTCGTAGAAATTTCCGTTAGTTGAAAACTGGGGCGCGCGGCCGAAATGTCAACCCTGACACCCGCCCCTGGCCGCGACCCAAGGCCGCGCCCACGGGATTGTCAGCCCGCCACGCCCTGATGCCGGCGCGTGGGCTGGCGCATCGTCACCAACTCCTCGGCCGCGGTCGGGTGGACGGCCACGGTCGCGTCGAACTGCGCCTTGGTCGCGCCCATGGTGATGGCGATGGCGGCCAGCTGGATCATCTCCCCGGCCTCGGGGCCGAAGATGTGACAGCCCAGCACGCGGTCGTCCGCCGGATCGACCAGCAGCTTCATCATCACCTTGGCGTCGCTGCCCGCGAACATAGACCGCATCGGCCGGAAGGTCGTCGCGAAGACGTCGACCGGACCGCGCGCCTTGGCCTCCTCCTCGGTCAGGCCGAGGCTGGCCAGCTCGTGCGGGCGCAGATAGACGGCGCTGGCGACCAACCCGTGATCGACCGTCCGGGGCCGTGCGCCGAACACCGTGTCGGCAAACGCATGCCCTTCGCGGATCGCGACCGGGGTCAGGTTGACGCGGTCGGTCACGTCGCCCACCGCAAAGATCGACGGCACGCAGGTCTGTGACCATTCGTCGACCTCGATCGCGCCGTTGGGTTTCGTACGGACCTCGGTCGTCTCAAGGCCCAGACCCCGGGTATAGGGGTCGCGCCCGGTCGCCATCAGCACGGCGTCGAAACGATCGTCCGATCCGTCGTCGAAGCGCACGCGGATGCCGTCGTCGTCGCGTTCCAGCGCCGCGGGCGTCAGGCCCAGGCGCAGGTCCACGCCCACCGCGCTCAGCTGCAGCGTCGCCAGGTCGCGCGCCTCGCGGTCGAAACCGCGCAGCACCGCGTCACCGCGATAGGCCTGCACCGTGTCCACCCCCAGCCCCGCCAGGATCGTCGCGAATTCGCAGGCGATGAAGCCGCCGCCGACCAGCAGGATGCGCCCCGGCAGCCTGTCCATCAGGAACAGGTCGTCCGAGATCATCGCCAGCTCCTCTCCGGGAATGCCGATGGGCGCGGGACGGCCGCCGGCCGCGATCAGGATGTGGCGGGCCGTCTTCGTCGTACCGTCGGCCAGCCGGACCCGGTGATGGCCGTCCAGCGTGGCACGCTGGTCGTGGATCTCGACCCCCGCGCGGGTCAGGCCGGCGCGATAGATCACTTCCAGGCGCGACAGTTCGGCGTCCAGCTTCTCGCGGAACACCTCCCAGTCGAATGCCCCGGCCTGCGCGTCGCACCAGCCATAGCCGCGCATCTCCTCGGCCATCAGCCCGGCCTGAGAGGCAAAGATCATCAGCTTTTTCGGGACGCAGCCGCGGATGACGCAGGTGCCGCCCATGCGGCTCTCCTCGGCCAGGCCGACCTTGGCGCCGTGCTCGCCCGCCGCGATCCGCGCCGCGCGCACCCCGCCCGAGCCGCCGCCGATGACAAACAGGTCATAGTCGAAGGTCACGTCATTCCCCTTCCTGCGCCAGCATGTCGGCGTCGATGTCGTTGCGCGCCAGTTCGATCACGCTGCCGTCCTCGCGGCCGATGATGGCCAGATCGCACATCCCCAGGAACAGCCCGTGTTCGACGACGCCGGGAATGCAGGACAGCGCCCGCGCCAGGGCGGACGGATCGGGGATCACCTCCAGGTGCAGGTCCAGGATCAGGTTGCCCTCGTCCGTGACGACCGGGTCGCTGCCCTTCAGGCGTTGAAGGATGTCGTGATCGCCCAGCTCCAGCCCCTCCAGCGCGCGGCGGATCAGCTTGCGCGTGGTCTCGAACCCGAATTCCAGCACCTCGACCGGCAGGGGAAAGGCGCCCAGCGTCTCGACCACCTTGCCGGGATCGGCGATGACCACCATGCGGTCGCTGGCGGCGGCCACGATCTTCTCGCGCAGATGCGCCGCGCCGCCGCCCTTGATCAGGTGCAGGTCGGGATCGACCTCGTCCGCGCCGTCGATGGTCATGTCCAGCCAGCCGATGTCGTCCAGGCTCTCGATGCGCAGGCCCAGGCTCTCGGCCAGCTCGGCCGTGGCGCGCGACGTCGCGGCGCAGCGCAGGGACAGACCCTCGGCCTGCACGCGGGCGGCCAGTTCGCGCACCATGACGCTGGCGGTCGAGCCGGTGCCAAGCCCCAGCCTCATCCCGTCCTCGACCAGCGCGACCGCCGCCTTGGCGGCGGCCAGCTTGGCGGGATCGACCTGCGGTGATTGCGACATGACGACATCCCCTGAAAAATCCGTTCGCCCGCTTATAGGCCAAGCCACCGCCAAGGGCGAGAGGCCGCGACCCGTCAGCCGCGCGCCAGTCCCTCGGGCAGGATCACGGTAAAGCGGCTGCCCTGCCCCACCCGGCTCTCGATCCGCAGCCGGCCGCGGTGGCGGTTCACGATGTGCTTGACGATGGCCAGGCCCAGCCCGGTACCGCCCTGTTCGCGCGACCGGTGGGTGTCCACGCGATAGAACCGCTCGGTCAGGCGCGGCAGGTGCTGCTCCTCGATGCCGTCGCCGCAGTCCTCGATGGCCACGGCCCAGGCCGGCCCGCGCAGCAGCGGTTCGTGCGCGATGCGCGACAGCGTGACGCGCAGCACGCCGCCCGATCCCCCGTACTTCACCGCGTTCTCGATCAGGTTCTGGAACACCTGGGTCAGCTGGTCGCCGTCGCCGGGCAGGCGCAGGTCGATGTCCAGCCCCTCGGTCGCGACGCTCACCCCGGCGGTCTGGATGCGCGGCGCCAG is a window from the Paracoccus marcusii genome containing:
- a CDS encoding AAA family ATPase; this translates as MKLRAIELTNLRRFAGRRAVLSDLGDGITVLSEPNEFGKSTFFDALHALFFERHRSSRAPVKALQPHAGGAPEVAVEIESAQGRFRIHKRFLSRAHARITDAQGRLIAQEDEAEAWIDRLLDGGLAGPSGLLWVRQGLLGLEPEGNSAADRQDRDRNLGTRRDLLSSVTGEIDMMTGGRRMDAVLDRVGQEMARLATATGRPRAGGEWQRAIEEAERLSRAETEARDKAARLSGDLARRSEVTRMLARVTDPEAARARQAALTQAEEAHQAARKHADRLAQAERDLTLARMAETTARQQIDQTRQLSDRVTQARETLRLAEARAVAARDRAEVLALRDSQAAEAHRQAGEVARDLRGRLSRAQQARLALAARSRVVDLTHRLDRAQALQAQLHADRAQRARLTITPKAMARLDQAQTVLDRLDARAEAQAVTIEFHADGPLATLADGTPVEGAWAVPGRTHVTLPGFGAISVDPGSGRGAQLAADLGQAQRDVASALQDCGAADLADARDRLNRATRLDDALRQGAQALDDLAPLGLDALREALALATAEAADAPADAEDAAVLEPLLTAADTAEAQAQSQSRSAHEAATAAGEARADAEGERRSAERALADVLAEAGSLDDLAARLDALAATLPDLSARSAEAARLCATLSDAAPDLTTAQAALSRATSAAEQARRDAETMERDLAALNTRIALLAEEGIEETLDELSGQCAEAHARADRYAAEMAALTRLRDTLEQARTRQRDAYFKPVVRELQPLLSILHPGAALQIDDQTLLPHALTRDGQAEPLDILSGGTREQVAILTRLAFARLFAQAGRPVPVILDDALVHTDDDRIEAMFTALHRVATDQQVLVLTCRQRAFQSLGGTRAHVRIEDL
- a CDS encoding metallophosphoesterase family protein, whose product is MTFRFLHASDLHLGKPFGGYPEGIRNRLREARHAAIGRLAQAARQGGAQVVLLAGDSFDAETPAPDTLRQALRAMAEEADIRWIMLPGNHDSLAATELWRHIATDGPANLKPLLDDGPVTLADDVWLLPAPCTQRRAGRDLTQAMDAATPQGARRIGLGHGPVTDFDESDGRTGIIPPDRAARSGLDYLALGDWHGQRQIGPATWYSGAPEADSFKHDGPAGALLVELGAQVTVQAVPVGQFRWTRSHLDLLPGADVRAALTRALPTERARDHLVSVTAGGRLALSDRAALDAALQAAAPDYGWFAADLSALQVEARPDDLDLIDRAGALRHAADALLADTTDPQRSQADRDISAAALSRLYSFAQEVQA
- a CDS encoding DUF2141 domain-containing protein, with the translated sequence MQHRRRIGIAALVAATTLAAPAIAGTIQVTVTGIPDDRGVLACSLHADPAGFPDGAGAVHDASPPRGGQAVCTFEGVMPGRYAVAVLHDANANGRLDTNVLGMPQERWGISVGPAPRLRAPRFDEAAFDMGTDPLQLRIDLDP
- a CDS encoding 2Fe-2S iron-sulfur cluster-binding protein, coding for MAKITYIEHNGTRHQVEVRPGMTVMEGARDNGIPGIDADCGGACACSTCHVYVAPEWTDKLPPVDPMEQDMLDFAYKPDPERSRLTCQLKVTEALDGLVVQMPERQI
- a CDS encoding DegQ family serine endoprotease codes for the protein MPGSFADLAQQVSPAVVNITTTSVVSQPTGGPAFPEGSPFADLFREFGLPGGPGAPEGMPTPRSPQRSNALGSGFVISADGFIVTNNHVIEGADQIEIEFYSGETLPAEVVGTDPNTDVALLKVTSETPIPFVTFGDSDSARVGDWVLALGNPLGQGFSASSGIVSARNRELSGTYDDYLQTDAAINRGNSGGPLFNLKGEVIGVNTAILSPNGGSIGIGFSMASNVVSQVVEQLQEFGETRRGWLGVMIQDVTPEMSEAMGLNVAGGAMITDVPEGPARDAGLQTGDVITSFAGTEVEDTRGLVRRVAEAPAGETAQVVVMRDGDELTLDVTLGRRETAQNGASESPAAAEPSESDVLGMTVTVLTPEMAAELGAPRDATGLAITGIDPEGAAAEKGLAPGDIITDVNQQSVASVADLNARIDEAREAGRRSVLMLIRRGGEPLFVALPLSETAPADEDTAPVE
- the hflC gene encoding protease modulator HflC, yielding MAARKNLLTALALPAVVVVAVLAGSALFIVDEREKALVLRLGRVVDVQETPGLNFKLPFIDNVVKYDGRILGLPTSPLEVTPLDDRRLVVDAFARWRITDPVRFRQAVGVQGIQAAEMRLEPIVIDAIRGVLGTVPSTSVLSDDRTSLMNQIRDEARSNSGGLGIEIIDVRLTRTDLPEQNLNATYARMRAERAREAADEVARGNEAAQRVRAAADRTVVELTSEAGRRSEIVRGEADAQRNAIYADAYGRDPEFFAFTRSLTSYQRALQGSNSSLVMQPDSEFFSYLSSDGAANANPASTPVPPGNSAERLGLNGPAETPEGEELVVPEVVDRDGNRLGESAGIELTPVPENLATPPQEPSEILSPDAPAEGAAQSEDAPVEEAPAPEAPAEDTAAEPAPAN
- the hflK gene encoding FtsH protease activity modulator HflK, which gives rise to MANQGPWGGGGGGNGGRDDGDRDKKPAGRPWGEQPPPGGPRRPNNDPQRPEIEDLMKKGQERLRVLMGGRGTGGGTGGGGGGGRSPMGPNFGLNRSTLVVAGLAAVGLWAFASFYRVQTNEQSVEFLFGRAIAVGTEGLNFAPWPVVTAEVVPVTNERVTEIGTGQAGPMDSGLMLTSDQNIVNMEYQVVWNIRDPQMYLFNLADPADTIRAVSEAAMRDIIARSELAPILNRDRGVIASDLRAAVQSTLDSYQSGINVIRVNLDRADPPEEVIDAFREVQAAQQERDRLQNEADAYANRELAAARGQAAQILEQAEAYRAEAVNTAAGEAARFNSIYEEYVNAPDVTRRRMYLETMEQVLGGVNKIIIGEGIGGGEGGSGIVPYLPLDQLRGTGQGGATPPAPTAGQGAGQTTGTQAGTQPGTTTTSGGTN
- the gorA gene encoding glutathione-disulfide reductase codes for the protein MTFDYDLFVIGGGSGGVRAARIAAGEHGAKVGLAEESRMGGTCVIRGCVPKKLMIFASQAGLMAEEMRGYGWCDAQAGAFDWEVFREKLDAELSRLEVIYRAGLTRAGVEIHDQRATLDGHHRVRLADGTTKTARHILIAAGGRPAPIGIPGEELAMISDDLFLMDRLPGRILLVGGGFIACEFATILAGLGVDTVQAYRGDAVLRGFDREARDLATLQLSAVGVDLRLGLTPAALERDDDGIRVRFDDGSDDRFDAVLMATGRDPYTRGLGLETTEVRTKPNGAIEVDEWSQTCVPSIFAVGDVTDRVNLTPVAIREGHAFADTVFGARPRTVDHGLVASAVYLRPHELASLGLTEEEAKARGPVDVFATTFRPMRSMFAGSDAKVMMKLLVDPADDRVLGCHIFGPEAGEMIQLAAIAITMGATKAQFDATVAVHPTAAEELVTMRQPTRRHQGVAG
- the rpiA gene encoding ribose-5-phosphate isomerase RpiA; translation: MSQSPQVDPAKLAAAKAAVALVEDGMRLGLGTGSTASVMVRELAARVQAEGLSLRCAATSRATAELAESLGLRIESLDDIGWLDMTIDGADEVDPDLHLIKGGGAAHLREKIVAAASDRMVVIADPGKVVETLGAFPLPVEVLEFGFETTRKLIRRALEGLELGDHDILQRLKGSDPVVTDEGNLILDLHLEVIPDPSALARALSCIPGVVEHGLFLGMCDLAIIGREDGSVIELARNDIDADMLAQEGE